One genomic region from Anaerolineae bacterium encodes:
- a CDS encoding CBS domain-containing protein — MFVSKSMTKKIITINKDADIFEARDKMAEHRIRHLPVVTMDYHLIGIVSDRDIRSAMPLSDYNSKKMTAKIAKLKIKDIMTIDPVAISPLHTIQDALVLIQQTRVGAFPVVDEKGKLIGIISVRDLLRAFINVIGMEDPGILMCIIVEEKLGQMKKIVDAITEEGISFGSIMVARYWDEEKRAVFPYLLTQNITPLKKKFKNMGYEVLDPMKWYIDQLPKND; from the coding sequence ATGTTTGTCAGCAAATCGATGACTAAAAAGATTATCACAATCAACAAAGATGCTGATATTTTTGAGGCAAGGGATAAAATGGCCGAGCATCGAATACGTCATCTTCCGGTTGTAACCATGGATTATCACCTTATCGGAATAGTTTCGGATCGTGATATTAGAAGCGCTATGCCTTTAAGCGATTACAACAGCAAAAAAATGACTGCTAAAATTGCAAAACTCAAAATAAAGGACATAATGACAATAGATCCTGTTGCCATTTCTCCATTACATACCATTCAAGATGCCCTTGTGCTTATCCAGCAGACACGTGTTGGGGCGTTTCCTGTTGTAGATGAAAAGGGAAAGCTCATAGGTATTATCTCTGTGCGCGATCTTCTTCGCGCGTTTATCAATGTTATTGGTATGGAAGACCCCGGAATACTAATGTGCATCATTGTGGAAGAAAAACTCGGCCAGATGAAAAAAATTGTCGACGCAATAACTGAAGAAGGCATTTCTTTTGGAAGTATTATGGTAGCAAGATACTGGGATGAAGAAAAACGGGCGGTTTTTCCATATCTATTGACTCAAAACATAACCCCTTTAAAGAAAAAATTTAAAAACATGGGCTATGAGGTGCTTGACCCGATGAAATGGTATATTGATCAGCTGCCGAAAAACGACTGA
- a CDS encoding histone deacetylase translates to MKKTGFLFDERYLLHDTGSYHPEVPARLQAVYQGIKEAGLLAELTLIHASFCDLKWIEAVHDKEYIKRFKKACVTGNSTFDCPDNRICPATYETALLAVGGVLDTTRLVMNGEIDNAFCAVRPPGHHAEINKAMGFCYFNNVAIAARYLQKEWGIKRVGIVDFDVHHGNGTQHIFEDDPDIFYYSIHQHPSFAYPGTGREFEEGEDAGFGFTKNSPVLPGKGDEEYKRLIKRDLFPAFELFKPEVIIVSSGFDGHVDDDMSDIKLSTEAFSWIIKSVVEMADKYSNGRLISVLEGGYSLKRLPELAKNHVEILLNYK, encoded by the coding sequence ATGAAAAAAACAGGTTTTTTATTTGACGAAAGATATCTGCTTCACGATACCGGTTCCTATCATCCGGAAGTGCCTGCAAGACTTCAGGCTGTTTATCAGGGGATAAAAGAGGCCGGCCTTCTTGCCGAGCTCACTTTGATTCATGCCAGCTTTTGTGATCTAAAATGGATCGAGGCTGTACATGACAAAGAATATATTAAGCGTTTTAAAAAGGCTTGTGTTACAGGTAACTCGACATTCGACTGCCCCGACAACAGAATATGTCCGGCAACATATGAAACGGCGCTTCTGGCTGTCGGAGGTGTCCTTGATACAACACGTCTTGTCATGAATGGCGAAATCGATAATGCCTTCTGTGCTGTGCGACCTCCCGGGCACCATGCTGAAATCAACAAGGCAATGGGATTTTGCTATTTCAACAATGTAGCGATTGCAGCAAGGTATCTGCAAAAAGAATGGGGCATAAAAAGGGTTGGAATCGTTGATTTTGATGTTCATCATGGCAACGGTACGCAGCATATATTTGAAGATGACCCGGATATCTTTTATTATTCAATCCACCAGCACCCTTCATTTGCTTATCCTGGCACAGGGAGAGAATTCGAAGAAGGGGAGGATGCTGGATTTGGATTTACCAAGAATTCTCCGGTATTACCCGGCAAGGGAGATGAAGAGTATAAGCGTCTTATAAAAAGGGACCTTTTTCCTGCCTTTGAATTATTTAAGCCCGAGGTAATCATTGTATCCTCTGGCTTTGACGGTCATGTGGATGATGACATGTCGGATATCAAGCTGTCAACTGAAGCATTTTCATGGATAATAAAAAGCGTGGTCGAAATGGCTGATAAGTATTCAAACGGAAGGTTGATCTCCGTTCTTGAAGGAGGATACTCCCTTAAACGTCTTCCCGAGCTTGCAAAAAACCATGTTGAAATTTTGCTGAATTACAAATAA
- a CDS encoding AAA family ATPase, protein MPFVIALAGKGGTGKTTLAGMLIKYLVSKGKIPVLAIDADSNANLNDVLGLEVVYTLGNAREEMKNGNVPVGMSKNVFMSMKLERAIVEAHGYDLLVMGQPEGSGCYCAANNLLAGFMDRLSDNYPYIVMDNEAGMEHISRLTTKNVDLLLVVSDTSKRGLQTASRINELAKNLSAVSGKSYLVLNRASEALPDPVRNMIKNEELELAGTIPEDSAVYEFDLNGRPTIELPHDNQAVKAAFMIFDTIIK, encoded by the coding sequence ATGCCTTTTGTAATCGCCCTTGCAGGAAAGGGAGGTACAGGAAAAACCACCTTAGCAGGTATGCTGATTAAATATTTAGTCAGCAAGGGGAAAATCCCTGTCCTTGCGATAGATGCCGATTCCAATGCCAACTTAAATGATGTGCTTGGCCTTGAAGTCGTCTATACGCTCGGTAATGCCCGCGAAGAGATGAAAAACGGCAACGTTCCCGTCGGTATGAGCAAGAATGTTTTTATGTCAATGAAACTGGAACGTGCTATAGTTGAAGCACACGGATATGACCTGTTAGTTATGGGGCAGCCTGAAGGTTCAGGCTGTTATTGTGCTGCAAATAATCTTCTTGCAGGATTTATGGACAGACTGAGCGACAATTATCCTTATATTGTCATGGATAATGAGGCTGGGATGGAACATATAAGCCGGTTGACCACAAAAAATGTTGATCTCCTTCTCGTTGTTTCCGACACATCAAAACGCGGTCTTCAGACTGCCTCAAGAATTAATGAACTCGCAAAAAATCTCAGCGCAGTGTCCGGTAAAAGCTATCTTGTTCTAAACAGGGCAAGTGAGGCTTTACCCGATCCGGTCCGTAATATGATTAAAAATGAGGAGCTTGAGCTTGCGGGAACAATACCTGAGGATAGCGCGGTATACGAATTTGACTTAAATGGACGTCCGACAATCGAACTGCCACATGATAATCAAGCCGTAAAAGCGGCCTTTATGATATTTGATACAATTATCAAGTAA
- a CDS encoding ATP-binding protein — MSNNIFKSPKSHVLEEELKRRKREGILIVIVVFAIALMTFAEHKVIHFGAGIPVSNTILMFILININLLLLILLIFLVFRNLVKLLYDRKRKVMGAKLRTRLVAAFIALSLLPTVVLFFFSISFITTSIEFWFNVPVEQALENSLLVGRRLYDHAEENNRFYLERIAYQINTKKLLDEQKRKALSHYVQVVQRAFNIDAVEIYSVNTNRLTFALAMELEDEPFSIIPTDDFQKDMELKGVRSVFEKIPEGELIRTIGTIPFGANYTDAEGFIVLSVLIASDLSENMASISRGFEEYQQIILLKKPIQTTYYITLSIVALLVVFCAIWFGFYLAKSITIPIMELAEGTRRVAEGDLGFSIGPVADTEIGTLVDSFNKMTKDLRISREQLELSAGMLREQNIEIEKRRQYMEIVLKNVSAGVITLGPSGLISTINKSAEKMLNLRPKDMLNKNYKKLLREQHLNLAEEIIDNLTSSREDHVTLPLRLTIEGKQRSFMIHVNALKDDAGNHMGIVMVFDDLTELEKAQRIAAWREVARRIAHEVKNPLTPVSLSAQRLKRRYSKQINEPVFEECIQMIIDHVDLIRNLVNEFSAFARFPAANPELCDLPPIIEETVALYKEGHQDIDFKISITEDIPTLNIDRRQIKQAMINLVDNAIASINKTNGKILITLTNDPILKIVRIEVADNGPGISYKDKTHLFEPYFSTKKTGMGLGLTIVSTIIADHNGTIQVQDNQPQGAKFVIELPV; from the coding sequence ATGAGCAATAATATATTCAAAAGCCCAAAATCTCATGTCTTAGAAGAGGAACTCAAAAGGCGGAAACGTGAAGGCATTCTGATTGTCATAGTTGTTTTTGCCATTGCCCTCATGACCTTTGCTGAGCACAAGGTAATACATTTTGGGGCAGGGATTCCGGTTTCCAACACAATATTGATGTTCATATTAATCAACATCAATTTGCTGCTGCTTATCCTGTTGATATTTCTTGTGTTTAGAAATCTGGTAAAGTTGCTATATGATAGAAAGCGCAAGGTGATGGGGGCAAAGCTTCGCACGAGACTTGTGGCCGCCTTTATTGCGCTTAGTCTTTTGCCTACGGTTGTACTTTTTTTCTTTTCAATCAGCTTTATTACAACCAGTATTGAATTTTGGTTTAATGTTCCAGTAGAGCAGGCGCTTGAAAACTCATTGCTTGTAGGAAGGCGCTTGTATGATCATGCGGAAGAAAATAACCGGTTTTATCTGGAAAGAATAGCCTACCAGATAAACACCAAAAAACTTCTGGATGAACAAAAAAGGAAAGCCCTTTCCCACTATGTTCAGGTTGTTCAGCGGGCATTTAATATTGATGCTGTTGAAATTTATAGCGTTAATACAAACCGTCTTACATTTGCTCTTGCCATGGAACTGGAAGATGAGCCTTTCAGCATTATTCCTACTGATGATTTTCAAAAGGATATGGAGCTAAAAGGGGTAAGGTCGGTTTTTGAAAAAATTCCGGAAGGGGAGCTGATAAGAACGATCGGAACTATTCCTTTTGGCGCAAATTACACAGATGCCGAAGGCTTTATTGTATTGTCGGTTTTGATTGCCTCTGATCTTTCTGAAAACATGGCATCCATATCAAGAGGTTTTGAGGAATATCAACAGATAATACTTCTTAAGAAACCGATCCAGACAACCTATTATATAACCCTTTCAATAGTGGCGCTGCTTGTTGTTTTTTGCGCTATATGGTTTGGGTTTTATTTGGCGAAATCCATCACAATACCGATCATGGAGCTTGCCGAGGGGACGCGAAGGGTTGCGGAAGGAGATTTGGGGTTCAGCATCGGCCCTGTGGCTGATACTGAAATCGGCACTCTTGTTGATTCATTTAATAAGATGACAAAAGATTTGCGGATCAGCAGAGAACAATTGGAGCTTTCCGCGGGTATGCTTCGCGAACAAAACATTGAGATAGAAAAAAGACGGCAGTATATGGAAATAGTATTAAAGAATGTTTCTGCCGGAGTAATAACTCTTGGCCCAAGCGGGCTTATATCAACGATAAACAAGTCTGCTGAAAAGATGCTCAATCTTAGACCAAAGGACATGCTGAATAAAAACTATAAAAAGCTGCTTAGAGAGCAGCATCTGAACCTTGCGGAAGAAATAATCGACAATCTGACCAGCTCCCGTGAGGATCATGTCACACTTCCGCTTAGATTAACAATAGAAGGAAAGCAGCGTAGTTTTATGATACATGTTAATGCGCTTAAAGACGACGCTGGGAACCATATGGGCATAGTAATGGTCTTTGATGATCTTACGGAACTGGAAAAGGCCCAGCGCATTGCGGCATGGCGTGAAGTTGCGCGCAGGATTGCCCATGAAGTCAAAAACCCTTTAACTCCGGTCTCTCTTTCGGCTCAGCGTCTAAAAAGAAGATATTCAAAGCAGATAAATGAACCGGTTTTTGAGGAATGCATTCAGATGATAATTGATCATGTGGATTTGATCCGGAACCTGGTAAATGAGTTTTCCGCGTTTGCAAGATTTCCGGCGGCAAATCCGGAGCTTTGCGATCTGCCGCCCATTATTGAAGAGACCGTGGCGCTATACAAAGAAGGACATCAAGATATAGATTTCAAAATCAGCATAACAGAGGATATTCCGACTTTAAATATTGATCGCAGGCAGATTAAGCAGGCTATGATTAATCTTGTTGATAATGCAATTGCTTCAATTAATAAGACAAACGGCAAAATTTTAATTACATTGACCAACGATCCTATCTTAAAGATTGTTCGGATAGAGGTTGCTGATAATGGCCCGGGCATTTCTTATAAAGACAAGACGCATCTTTTTGAACCCTATTTTTCAACAAAAAAGACAGGCATGGGATTAGGCCTGACAATTGTCAGTACGATTATTGCTGATCACAACGGCACGATACAGGTGCAGGATAACCAGCCTCAGGGGGCCAAATTTGTAATAGAACTGCCTGTGTAA
- the lpxC gene encoding UDP-3-O-acyl-N-acetylglucosamine deacetylase, with the protein MHFKQRTVAGLINCSGVGIHSGKKVNLTIKPAPINHGIKFKRIDLPDCPSISAHFNMVVDTSLATVIGYDGFIVSTIEHLMATFAGLSIDNAMVEIDGYEMPIMDGSAEVFTSSIIAAGIKEQAGQRCFFVVKEPIELKENGKFVGIYPESSFKITCDIDYDHPLIKKQSYTIELSDQVFEREICRARTFGFLHEYEEMKSFGLARGGSLDNVIVIDKENILNKDGLRYKDEFVRHKLLDCIGDFSLLGMPVLGHVKVSRSGHFFNHAFLKKFFAQKESWETSIIQDVVKMPG; encoded by the coding sequence ATGCATTTCAAGCAAAGAACCGTTGCCGGATTAATCAACTGCTCCGGCGTAGGTATTCATTCAGGCAAAAAGGTTAATCTGACGATCAAGCCCGCGCCAATAAATCATGGCATTAAGTTCAAAAGAATAGACCTTCCAGACTGTCCGAGCATATCCGCACATTTTAATATGGTTGTGGATACAAGCCTTGCAACCGTAATAGGATATGATGGATTTATTGTTTCAACCATAGAGCATCTTATGGCGACCTTTGCAGGTTTATCAATTGATAATGCTATGGTTGAAATTGACGGCTACGAGATGCCGATAATGGATGGCAGCGCCGAAGTATTTACCTCATCAATAATTGCGGCAGGCATAAAGGAACAAGCCGGTCAACGCTGTTTTTTTGTTGTAAAAGAGCCGATTGAGTTGAAAGAAAACGGGAAATTTGTCGGCATATATCCTGAATCTTCATTTAAAATAACATGCGACATAGATTACGATCATCCTCTGATTAAAAAACAATCTTATACCATAGAACTTTCCGACCAGGTATTTGAGCGCGAAATATGCAGAGCCAGAACTTTTGGTTTCCTGCATGAATATGAAGAGATGAAAAGTTTTGGGCTTGCACGAGGCGGTTCGCTCGATAATGTTATTGTAATAGATAAGGAAAACATACTCAACAAAGATGGTTTACGGTATAAGGATGAGTTTGTGCGGCATAAACTCCTTGACTGCATAGGCGATTTTTCTCTCCTCGGCATGCCGGTTTTAGGCCATGTTAAGGTGAGCAGATCAGGCCATTTTTTTAATCATGCATTTTTGAAAAAATTCTTTGCCCAAAAAGAATCATGGGAAACCAGTATAATACAGGATGTTGTTAAAATGCCCGGATAA
- a CDS encoding MBL fold metallo-hydrolase, with product MLIKCWGSRGSIPVSGKGYLKYGGDTACIEIKAKSNDIIIIDAGTGIRRLGNQLMGEKNSTYNIIFTHAHWDHVMGLPFFKPLYSKSATLRMHKCPFHNKFVENILPMLMSPPNFPVKFSNLKATIYYEEACSKEFKIGSVSITPIRISHPNGGSGYKFIENNKTFVFLTDNELGFVHPGGLSYKDYLEFSSGADLLIHDAEYTPDDYENYIGWGHSEYTRVLDLAFEAGVKKLGLFHLNQERTDREMDDIVKKCNTIIAERGENLECFGVSSDMTFEL from the coding sequence ATGCTTATAAAATGCTGGGGATCAAGAGGTTCCATTCCTGTTTCAGGTAAAGGATATCTCAAGTATGGCGGTGACACCGCATGTATAGAAATCAAGGCAAAAAGTAATGACATCATAATAATTGATGCCGGAACAGGGATTCGAAGGCTCGGCAATCAATTGATGGGAGAGAAAAACTCTACCTATAATATCATCTTTACCCATGCCCATTGGGATCACGTAATGGGACTTCCCTTTTTCAAACCTCTATATTCTAAAAGCGCCACTCTACGGATGCATAAATGTCCCTTTCACAATAAATTCGTGGAAAACATACTTCCCATGCTAATGTCTCCTCCTAATTTTCCTGTAAAATTCTCCAATTTAAAGGCAACTATATATTACGAAGAAGCATGCTCCAAAGAATTTAAGATCGGATCAGTATCTATAACCCCTATCCGTATCAGCCACCCCAACGGCGGCAGCGGATATAAATTCATTGAAAATAATAAAACTTTTGTTTTTCTGACAGACAATGAACTTGGTTTTGTCCATCCAGGAGGTCTTTCATATAAAGACTATCTGGAATTTTCTTCAGGTGCCGATCTGCTTATTCATGACGCCGAATACACGCCTGACGATTATGAAAACTATATAGGATGGGGCCATTCTGAATATACTCGTGTGCTGGATCTGGCCTTTGAAGCCGGAGTAAAAAAATTAGGTCTATTCCATTTAAACCAGGAAAGAACAGACAGGGAAATGGATGATATTGTCAAAAAATGCAATACCATCATAGCTGAAAGAGGAGAAAACCTTGAATGCTTTGGTGTTAGCAGCGATATGACCTTTGAGTTATAA
- a CDS encoding sigma-54 dependent transcriptional regulator produces MFPSVLIVDDEPSIVQSLSGLLYDEGFEVITATNGYEALKIIDSESPDLVLLDIWMPGIDGIETLKEIKKNNAFIQVIIISGHGSIETAVKATKLGAFDLIEKPLSIDKVIVAINNALNFRRLEEENRYLRKKTIEKHSINGDSSPTVALKKQIAIAAPTDAWILITGENGTGKELVARTIHQLSSRADQPFVGVSCAAIPEEMIESELFGHEKGVFTEATKKKRGKFELASKGTIFLDEVGDMSLKTQAKILRVLQEQKFQRVGGSRTLSVNARVIAASNKDLEKEIEKGSFREDLYFRLNVIPIEVPNLKNRCEDIPLLVETFLDESTKQNHSKRKKITREALDTLCAYSWPGNVRELKNLVERMAIMAGNDIIDVSDIPAPYNSNLGQGLGLVESRLFIIDCLNDAKKAFEKAFIQKKLLQYDNNVAKTAESIGVKQSYLYKKLKSM; encoded by the coding sequence ATGTTTCCATCTGTTCTGATTGTTGACGACGAACCATCCATAGTTCAGTCTTTAAGCGGCCTGCTTTATGATGAAGGTTTTGAGGTCATAACGGCAACCAATGGTTATGAAGCCTTAAAGATTATAGATAGCGAGTCGCCGGATCTTGTTTTGCTTGATATATGGATGCCGGGTATCGACGGAATTGAGACATTAAAGGAGATAAAAAAGAATAATGCTTTTATTCAGGTAATAATAATATCGGGGCACGGGTCAATAGAGACCGCTGTTAAGGCCACAAAGCTTGGAGCGTTTGATTTAATTGAAAAACCGCTTTCGATTGACAAGGTGATTGTTGCGATTAATAATGCGCTAAACTTCAGGAGGCTTGAAGAGGAAAACAGATATCTTCGTAAAAAAACAATAGAAAAGCACTCGATAAACGGAGACAGCTCTCCAACCGTGGCGCTGAAAAAGCAGATAGCGATTGCAGCCCCGACAGATGCATGGATACTTATTACAGGAGAAAACGGCACAGGCAAAGAGCTTGTCGCACGTACAATTCACCAGTTAAGCTCAAGGGCGGATCAACCCTTTGTTGGCGTCAGTTGCGCCGCAATTCCTGAAGAAATGATTGAAAGCGAGCTGTTTGGCCACGAGAAAGGGGTGTTTACTGAAGCGACCAAAAAGAAAAGAGGCAAATTTGAGCTGGCAAGCAAAGGAACGATTTTCCTTGATGAAGTAGGGGATATGAGTTTAAAAACACAGGCCAAAATTCTTCGAGTGTTGCAGGAACAAAAATTCCAGCGTGTTGGAGGAAGCAGAACATTAAGCGTCAATGCCAGGGTAATTGCTGCCAGCAACAAAGATCTTGAAAAGGAGATTGAAAAAGGAAGCTTTAGGGAGGATCTTTACTTTCGGTTGAATGTAATACCTATCGAAGTCCCAAACCTGAAGAATCGTTGCGAGGATATTCCGCTTCTTGTTGAAACCTTTTTAGATGAAAGCACAAAACAAAATCACAGTAAAAGAAAGAAAATAACCAGAGAAGCCCTCGATACCTTATGCGCCTACTCATGGCCTGGAAATGTCAGAGAGCTGAAGAATCTTGTGGAACGGATGGCTATCATGGCGGGAAACGATATAATTGATGTTTCCGATATACCGGCTCCATATAATTCAAACCTTGGGCAAGGTTTGGGGCTTGTTGAATCACGGTTGTTTATAATCGATTGCTTAAATGATGCAAAAAAGGCCTTTGAAAAAGCATTTATCCAAAAAAAACTTTTGCAATACGATAATAATGTTGCAAAAACAGCCGAATCAATAGGGGTTAAGCAAAGCTACCTGTATAAAAAGCTGAAAAGCATGTAA
- a CDS encoding biotin--[acetyl-CoA-carboxylase] ligase: MKRQILKIFKREKGIVSGERLSSELGISSVSIWKHVRKLQDLGYNIIASTTGYHLMDSIDALFPWEFPDRESNIHFFPEVTSTMDIAGELARKGCSHFTVVIAGCQKKGRGRLKRIWHSSEGGLYFTIVLRPQIPPILSLRLNFAASLVLVQLLRQMFCVDAVVKWPNDILVNNRKISGMLSEIEAESDRVSFINIGLGINVNNDPAAKEPTATSLRCILGKKISRKQLLSEFLDKFESYINNANLDNVISEWKKHTITLNRRVKVVTCHDISEGVAIDVDENGTLILELADGSIKKVIYGDCFHV; encoded by the coding sequence ATGAAGAGACAGATACTTAAAATATTCAAAAGAGAAAAAGGGATTGTTTCAGGCGAGAGGCTTAGTTCTGAGCTTGGGATATCAAGCGTTTCTATATGGAAACATGTCCGCAAACTTCAGGATTTAGGATATAATATTATTGCAAGCACAACAGGATACCATCTTATGGACTCTATTGATGCTCTTTTCCCATGGGAATTTCCAGATAGAGAATCAAATATCCACTTTTTTCCTGAAGTAACATCAACAATGGATATTGCCGGAGAGCTTGCCAGGAAGGGATGCTCACATTTTACTGTTGTAATCGCCGGATGCCAGAAAAAGGGCAGAGGTCGTTTAAAGAGGATCTGGCATTCTTCAGAAGGGGGGCTTTATTTTACCATCGTGCTCAGGCCGCAGATACCTCCTATATTAAGCCTGAGGCTCAATTTTGCAGCCTCACTCGTTCTTGTTCAATTGTTGCGTCAAATGTTTTGTGTTGATGCTGTGGTTAAGTGGCCCAACGACATACTGGTCAACAACAGAAAGATATCCGGAATGCTGTCTGAAATAGAGGCGGAATCGGACAGGGTCTCTTTTATAAATATCGGTCTTGGTATAAACGTGAATAACGATCCAGCCGCCAAAGAACCCACCGCTACTTCATTAAGGTGTATTCTCGGCAAAAAAATATCAAGAAAACAGCTCCTTTCTGAGTTTCTTGATAAGTTTGAAAGCTACATTAATAATGCGAACCTTGATAATGTAATCTCTGAATGGAAAAAACATACAATAACCCTTAACCGGCGCGTAAAGGTAGTAACATGTCATGATATATCCGAAGGGGTCGCAATAGATGTGGATGAAAACGGAACGCTGATTCTGGAACTAGCGGACGGATCAATTAAAAAGGTTATATACGGCGACTGTTTTCATGTGTAA
- a CDS encoding DUF4390 domain-containing protein has translation MQNPAFASEAGLTNIIVTNTRDDLLIFLNVEGAFNDKIKKAVLKGVPATFSFYITLYQARNMWFDIKLADIKITHTIKYNSLKKEFVVTRSWEKDKPSVAQSFEEAKKLMTEIDSLKIISLGSLQKGSQYQIRAKAELGKLTLPFYLHYILFFVSLWDVETDWYTIDFIY, from the coding sequence ATGCAAAATCCAGCCTTTGCCTCGGAGGCAGGGCTGACCAATATAATTGTCACCAACACACGCGATGATCTTTTGATTTTTCTTAATGTCGAAGGGGCTTTTAATGATAAGATAAAAAAGGCTGTTCTAAAAGGGGTGCCGGCAACCTTTTCCTTCTATATTACCCTGTACCAGGCCCGCAATATGTGGTTTGACATTAAGCTGGCTGATATAAAGATAACCCATACGATTAAATACAATAGCCTGAAGAAGGAATTTGTTGTTACACGGTCATGGGAAAAGGATAAGCCGTCTGTCGCACAATCTTTTGAAGAGGCCAAAAAGCTGATGACCGAAATTGACAGCTTAAAAATTATTTCGCTTGGCAGCCTGCAGAAAGGCAGCCAGTATCAAATAAGAGCCAAGGCAGAGCTCGGCAAACTAACCCTTCCCTTTTATCTGCATTATATTCTGTTCTTTGTTTCTTTATGGGACGTTGAAACAGACTGGTATACAATAGATTTTATCTACTGA